GCATCGCCGTCCGGAAACAGCTTATCGGCAATGGCGCGCGTCAGCATCACGACCTTGGGCTCCATCGTTTCCTGCGAACCGTATTCGTTGACATCCGCGGCGGTGAAGTTGCGGCCGGCCACGAGCTGGGCGCCATAGGTCGCCAAGGCATGCTCGTCGACCATGTAGAGGGCGGCATGTGCACGCGGCTGCTTGTCCCCCAACTGGCGTTGCAGGCCGGTGCTCCAGCCGCCGCCGCGCAAGGGGTAGCTGTTGCTGAAGAATGCGTCGACCACGCCGGGCGTGCTGCGCAAGGTCTGCAAATCGCGCAATAGCAGGTCGGCCAGATTCTGGTCGGCGGGACGCCCGACCCAGACGTTGATAAACGTGAACAGCTCGGATTCGTCGAGCCCGCTGGGTCGATCGATGTAGCTGAGCCTTTGATGAATGATGAACAGGGCGTTGCAGATGATCGCCAGCGTCAGCGCGATCTGCAGCGAAATCAGGATCGCACCGGCCTTGTTGTGCAGCAGTGCGCTGAGTATGGGTTTGAGACTCATGTCGGTTCGTCCTCAGTTGGCCTTGAGCTGCCAGGCAGGCCGTACCTGTGCAGCCCGCAAGGTCGGGAACAGTCCGGCCAGCACGGTGGCGATCACCGCCAGCAATACCGTCGCCAGAACCAGTTCGCTGTCGAGCCTCGCCAAGTCTGCGATGTCGGGATCGAAAATCAGGCCGACACCGGCCAGGCCCAGCGCGGTGAAGCCCAGACCGAGCAGGCCGCCGACCAGACCGATCACGCCCGATTCGATGACGAACTGCTGGACGATCCGCCCCCTGGAGGCGCCGAGTGCACGCCGCACGCCGATCTCGGGTGCACGCCGCATGAACTTCGCCAGCAACAGGCCGATCACGTTGAACAGGCACACGATCAGAAACCCGAAAGCGATCAGCATCGACACCCGGGATTCGTCAGGCACCACATGCTCATGGGCTAGCCACTCCGGCAAGTTGTGCAAACGGTTGTTGGGCGCCCAGTCAAAACGGCCCGCGGCCTGCTGTTCGCTGTGATAGCCATCCAGAAAGCGCCGGTAGGCTTCGGCGTCGGCCACCGCCGGCAGTTCCACCAGCATGCTGATCCACACGCATGAGGATCGCAGGTAGCCGTCCCAGCCCGGGTCCGAGTCGGTGGCGCAATTGTTGTTACCCCGAGTTTGCATCCGGTGATCGATCGCCCAGTTGAACGGGACGAACAGATCATCCGTACTGCCGAAATGGTTCCCGTTGGCGATGTCATAGAAGAGGGGCTGCGGATTCCACGCCTCAAGCACACCAACGATACGAAACCGCGTGCCGTCAAGATCAATCTCACGGCCGACACTGTTCTCGCCGCCGAACAGCTTTTCGTTGAGCGCGCTGCTGATCACCACCTGCGCCAGGTGCTGTTCATCCCCGGTTTCGCCCCAGGATCCGCCGTAGCGGAAACCCACATCCACCATCGGAAAGAACTCGCTGTACACCGCGTGGCCTTGCACCGTGAACGGCGAACGCGAGGCGTCTGCGGGGATCAGGGAGAAACCCACCGGATAGAGTGCCGACTGGTGTTTGGCAGCATGCGCCCGCATCAGCGCCGTGGCGTCGGTGTAGCTCAGGGCGTCGGGCGGTTCCTTGTCATCGTCGTGATGTTCCGGCCCCCACAAATCGATCAGCGGCACGAACAGCTGGTGCGACTTCCAGGGAATCGGATCACCCGAGGCGGCACGAAACACCGCGAACGAGGTCATCGAGGCGCCGATGCCCAAAGCGATCGTCAGTACCATCAAGGCCGTCAGCGCCGGTGTGCGGCGCAGGCTGCGCCACGACAATCCCGCGAAATATCCCCACATGGTTCAGTGATCCCTTGTTATGCGTTGCGTGTGGCGGTTGCCGGCGGCACCCGCGTGGCGCGAATCGCCGGCAGCAGAATCGCGAGCTGTCCCAGAACGAACAGCACCGCCGCGCCGAGGGGCAGATAAACCCACGGCAGGCGTGGCAGTTCGTAGCGCTGCATCAGCAGCAGGTTGATGCCCCAGGCCAGCGCGAGGCCGCAGCAGGAGCCGACCAGCACGATCACCAGGTTCTCGGCCTGGAACAGACGCAGGATGTCGCGGCGACGCGCGCCCAGGGCGCGCCGGATTCCGATCTGGCGCTGTCGCTGCTGCACCCAGAACCCGGTGAGTCCGGCAATGCCGGTAGCGGTGATCGCCACCACCACGCCGGCCACCGTCAACAGCAACCACACCAGTGCACGGCTGGTCTGGAAGTAGGCGTCGCGCACTTCGTCGAACGGCTGCACTTCGAG
The genomic region above belongs to Gammaproteobacteria bacterium and contains:
- a CDS encoding ABC transporter permease yields the protein MWGYFAGLSWRSLRRTPALTALMVLTIALGIGASMTSFAVFRAASGDPIPWKSHQLFVPLIDLWGPEHHDDDKEPPDALSYTDATALMRAHAAKHQSALYPVGFSLIPADASRSPFTVQGHAVYSEFFPMVDVGFRYGGSWGETGDEQHLAQVVISSALNEKLFGGENSVGREIDLDGTRFRIVGVLEAWNPQPLFYDIANGNHFGSTDDLFVPFNWAIDHRMQTRGNNNCATDSDPGWDGYLRSSCVWISMLVELPAVADAEAYRRFLDGYHSEQQAAGRFDWAPNNRLHNLPEWLAHEHVVPDESRVSMLIAFGFLIVCLFNVIGLLLAKFMRRAPEIGVRRALGASRGRIVQQFVIESGVIGLVGGLLGLGFTALGLAGVGLIFDPDIADLARLDSELVLATVLLAVIATVLAGLFPTLRAAQVRPAWQLKAN